One Neoarius graeffei isolate fNeoGra1 chromosome 16, fNeoGra1.pri, whole genome shotgun sequence DNA segment encodes these proteins:
- the LOC132901008 gene encoding putative gustatory receptor clone PTE03 — protein MAVTNLTYLILDGHMDLQNYRCVYFLITLTVYVSIIVFNTSVIFTIFMNKHLHEPMYIFIAALLCNALFGATALYPKLLVDLLSEKQIITFGACLFQAFCMYTYATSEFLLLSVMAYDRYVSICNPLQYATIVKMSTVRNLILFSWLLSCCEIGVAAVLISQRQLCKFKLNRIYCDGYSIVKLSCRETSVNYVYGLFIFSIAVIPPVIFIVYSYIRILTVCLKNSKDFRRKALQTCLPHLLIVIFLFVTFFFEIIYNRLESNQIPHIIAMIQSVEYILIPPLFNPIIYGLKLQEILKSMKRLISWKNRIT, from the exons ATGGCTGTGACTAATCTTACATATTTAATACTAGATGGACATATGGATTTACAGAACTATCgatgtgtttattttttaatcaCTCTCACAGTGTACGTATCTATTATTGTGTTTAATACCTCTGTCATTTTTACCATATTCATGAACAAACATCTTCATGAGCCCATGTACATTTTCATTGCTGCTTTGCTGTGTAACGCTCTCTTTGGAGCGACTGCTCTTTATCCTAAACTGCTCGTTGATTTATTGTCTGAAAAACAAATAATCACTTTTGGAGCCTGTTTATTTCAGGCATTTTGTATGTACACATATGCTACATCAGAGTTTCTGCTGTTATCAGTTATGGCCTATGACAGATACGTGTCCATCTGTAATCCATTACAATACGCAACAATTGTAAAAATGTCAACGGTCAGGAACCTCATACTGTTCTCATGGCTTTTGTCTTGTTGTGAAATTGGTGTTGCAGCTGTACTAATTTCTCAACGTCAGTTGTGTAAATTTAAATTGAACAGAATATATTGTGATGGTTACTCCATTGTTAAATTAAGTTGCAGAGAAACATCTGTGAACTACGTATATGGACTATTTATTTTCAGCATTGCTGTAATTCCTCCTGTGATCTTCATCGTCTACTCATATATCAGAATTCTCACCGTGTGTTTAAAGAATTCTAAAGATTTCAGAAGAAAAGCTTTACAGACGTGTTTGCCACATCTTCTtattgtcatttttctttttgttacctTTTTTTTTGAAATTATATATAACAGACTAGAATCAAATCAAATTCCCCACATCATTGCCATGATCCAATCAGTTGAATATATACTCATTCCTCCTTTATTCAATCCAATAATATATGGATTAAAGTTGCAGGAGATTTTGAAAAGTATGAAGAGACTGATTTCATGGAA GAACAGGATC ACATAA